The following nucleotide sequence is from Sebaldella sp. S0638.
TTATGTATTTTTCCGTTACTTAAAGAGTAAATAACTGTTGAATTGTCGCCGAGAGCTGTCAATGATGCATTATTATATATATGCGCTGTCTCATCGCCAACTGTTGTACTTCCGTCAACTTTTACCAGAGTAACTCCTGTTTTATCTGAATCTGAAGTTATATCATGGTTGTTTGTAATCTGCCCTGCATAGCCTCTTCCGCCTATTATATGAAACCCTGTACTATTATTTCCGGAAATAACAAGTTCACCGTTATTTTCACCTATACTCTGATTAATTCTTATACCTGTTCCATTATTTCCTATTATTATTGTCCCGTTATTTACAACTGTAGAAATCGGAGTTCCATTGGAAAATTTTGTAGCATATATTCCTGTACCATTTGAACTTATAGTTCCATTGTTTTCTACATTTGAAGCAACTGCATATATTCCATATCCTTTATCGACATTTATAATTCCGTCATTTACTATAGAAGTAACATTTGTAAGAGATGAATTGGATACATATACTCCATTAGCATAATTTTTTCCGGTAATTACACCAGACTCTGAGTTATACAACTGAGCACCTGCACTACCGCCTAATATACCTCCGCTTGAGTAAAGAGACGGGTTAGAACCATACAGTTCACCATTATTTATAAACAATGTAAAACCAGTTATTCTTGCAGCTGTAGCACCTACTGGAGAATTCTCCACTCTTATTGTTCCGTTATTTATAACTAAACCGCCGGCTTTCGTCTGTCCACCATACACTGAAATCCCTAATCCGCCATTGTTAGAAATGATTAAACCGTCATTTTGTATAAATCCTGTAAAAGATGTTTCTGCATATCCTTTTGAAGCTATTCCATATCCATCTGTAAAGTTTATTATACCTGAAGAAGTATTCATTATACTTCCAGTTCCATCTTCAAGTAATATAGCCACACCATTCGTTCCGTTCAAATTTATTATTCCCGAGTTCAACGCATCGGAATCATTTCTTAATGATATACCTGCATTGTATTTCCCGTTTAAATCTATGGTGTTGGCGTTTTCAAGGCTGGAACCGTTACTTATTTCATAACCTTTCAAATACCAGTTTGGATTTGGATTTCCGCTTCCTCCGCCGGCAGTATAAGGACCCTCTCCACTAATTATCATATCATCAGATGTTTTTCCGTTTGATATTATATTTACACTTTCCGCTGATGTTTTCACATCAACCTGGGCATTTGCCATTGTTGCCAATGCCCCTAATATAGAAATCAGCAATATCTTTTTCATTTTCATCTCTCCTAATTTGTTTATACAAATTTTTAAAATTTATTTTAAATAAATTATCCTGTCACAGCCATTTTTTGCATTTCTATTTTAGTATTATTAATTTTCTTATTTTTATACATTTATTTCTTTTTATCAGTTGTGAATAAAATTCTAATTCCTGAATTTATGTTTAACATTTATTGTACACCACTTATATTTCTCTGTAATATTATATTATAATTTTCTTATGTGTATTCTCTTATCTCAAAATTAGTTTTTGATTTTATAAAGCTAATAATCCTCTAATCATTGAATTATATTTTTATTCTAATTTATTTTTTTATACTAATTTTACAGTAAAAAAATGCACTATCTGTATTTAGAATTTTTATTCTAAGCATGTTTTTATCTCTTAATATTTTTTCCACTTTATTAAAAAATTATATATCCCCATATAAAAAGCCTGCTTTTCAGCAGGCTTACACATTTATAAAAATTTTATTTACCTTTGTAATCAGCACCATAGTATGCTTTTAAATATACTTCTTTTAATTCAGTTACTAACGGATATCTAGGGTTTGCACCTGTACACTGGTCATCAAATGCATCTAATGCTAACTGATCCACAGCTTCCAGGAAATCTTTTTCGGCAATTCCATACTCTTTTATAGAAGCAGGTATTCCGATTTTAGCTTTTAATTCGTCTATAGCTTTGATAAGGTTAGTAATCTTATCATCATCTGTTTTACCGCTTATTCCTAAGAAATTAGCTATTTCTACATATCTGTTTTTTGCATCAGGATACTTGTACTGAGGGAATACACCCATTTTAGTAGGACTTTCCACAGCGTTAAACTTGATTACTTCATTTAGAAGCATTGCATTTGCTATACCGTGAGGTACATGGAACTTTCCTCCCAGTTTATGTGCCATTGAGTGACATATTCCAAGGAATGCATTGGCGAAAGCCATACCTGCAAGACATGATGCATTAGCCATTTTTTCTTTGGCGTTAATAGCTTTTGCTCCTCCGTCCACTGATTCAGGCAGGAAGTCAAATACTAATCTCATTGCTTCAAGTGATATAGGTTTTGTATACTCAGTAGCAAGTGTAGAAACATAAGATTCCACAGCATGTGTAAGTACGTCTATACCAGATGCCACTGTTAATCCTTTAGGCATAGTAAGCATTAATTCAGGATCGATTATTGCCACATCAGGTGTTAATTCATAATCAGCCAGAGGATATTTTACTCCTGTTTCGTCATCAGTTATTACTGAGAAAGGTGTTACTTCAGAACCAGTTCCTGCTGATGTTGCCACAGCTATAAATTCTGCTTTTACTCCCATTTTAGGGAATGCATATATTCTCTTTCTTATATCCATAAATCTCATTGATAAATCATGGAATTTTACTTCAGGATGCTCATACAGTACCCACATAATTTTCGCAGCATCCATTGCAGAACCTCCGCCAAGTGCTATTATTACGTCAGGATTATAGTCAAGCATTGCCTGTGCTCCTTTTTGAGCTGATGATAATGTCGGATCTTCCACAACATCTGAGAATATTCTGTAGTCTATATTTAATTCGTCTAATACTTTTGTTATATGATTAGTAAATCCTAGTTTTGCCAGCGCTGAATCTGTTACGATAAATGCTCTTTTTTTAGACCCCTTCAATTCTTCTAAAGCTACAGGAAGTGAACCAAATTTAAAATAGATTTTTTCAGGAACTCTAAACCAAAGCATATTTTCTCTCCTTTCAGCGACTGTTTTTATATTAATTAAATGTTTTACACCAACGTTTTCAGAAACAGAGTTTCCTCCCCAAGAACCGCATCCTAATGTTAATGACGGCTCTAACTTAAAGTTAAATACATCTCCTATTGCTCCAAGTGATGAAGGCATATTTACAAGAGTTCTTCCTGTTTTCATTCTCTTACCGAATTTATCTACTTTTTCTCTTTCAGCAAGGTTTACATAAAGAAGCGATGTATGTCCAAGTCCTCCAAGATCAATTAGTTTTGCTGCTTTATCCAATGCGTCGTCATAATTTTTTGCTTTATACATAGCCAGTACCGGAGATAACTTCTCATGTGCGAACGGCTCTTCATCAGAAACAGACGTTACTTCTCCTATAAGGACTTTTGCATTTTCAGGAACTTCTACTCCTGCCATTTTTGCTATAGTGTATGCACTCTGACCAACTATTTTCGAGTTTAATGCACCATCTACGAATATTGTATTTCTTACTTTGTCTATTTCAGTTTTTTTAAGGATATATGCTCCTCTTAAATCAAATTCTTTTTTTACTTCGTCATAAATTTTCTCATCTACTATTACAGCTTGTTCAGATGCACAAATTACTCCGTTATCAAAAGTTTTTGACATTAGTGTGTAGTTTACAGTCATTTTTACGTCTGCTGTTTCATCTACTATTACCGGTGTATTTCCGGCTCCTACTCCTATTGCCGGTTTCCCTGATGAGTAAGCTGCCTTAACCATTCCCGGTCCTCCAGTTGCCAGTATCAAATCAGCTTCTGCCATTAATTCCTTTGAAAGATCTACACTTGGTTCGTCTATCCATCCGATGATATTTTCAGGTGCTCCAGCTTTCACTGCAGCCTCTAAAGCTAGTTTCGCAGTATAGATTGTACATCCTTTCGCTCTTGGGTGCGGAGAGAATATAATTCCGTTTCTTGTTTTTAGAGCAAGCAGTGTTTTGAATGCTGTAGTTGATGTAGGGTTAGTCGTAGGTATTACCCCTGCCACTACTCCTATCGGCGTAGCTATTTTCTTAATACCGAATGATCTGTCTTCTTCCAGTACTCCACAAGTCTTTTCATCCTTGTATTTATTATAAATATATTCAGAGGCAAAATGATTTTTTATTACCTTATCCTCCAAAATACCCATTCCTGTTTCCTCAACAGCCATTTTTGCAAGATTAATTCTTTCATTGTTAATTACTAAAGCGACTTCTTTAAAGATTCTGTCTACTTCTTCCTGGCTGTATTCAGCGAATTTTGCCTGCGCTGCTTTTACTTTTGCCATCATTTCTCTTAATGATTCCAAATCCTTAACCATTTTTGACCTCCATAAATTATTTTTTTCACTTTTTAAATAAAAATCATACTAACATAAAATTATACAGTATATATTTTTTCAGTTGTAAAGGTATATATTAATTCTATATATGTAAACTATACTTTCTAATTATGTTATTTTTTTCACTTAGTATAAAATCTTAAAAAGTCTTGTATTGATGAACAATAATATTTTATTCACAATATAGAGACTGTTATCTAATCTTTTATATGTCTAATTATATTTCTTTGTGAATAAAATGTCAAATAAATTTTCTATTAAACTTTTTTATGTGGTGTGTTATAATAAATACAACAAACACTTGTTCAGTGAATTTTTATTTACTCACTAAACGATTTATTTTTGATTAAAGGAGTAAAATATGAAAAAAATAATCTACATTTTCACAGTTTTTCTGATGGTAATCTCATGTTCAGGAGTCTCACACAAAGGCGGCGGACCGTCAGCCACAGGATTTCCCAATTCAGGAAAAGCATCGTGGTATGGCGGTAAGTTTAACGGGAATTCTACTGCAAGCGGAGAAATCTTTTCCGAGAAAGCGCTTACAGCTGCCCATCCCAGTTTACCTTTTGGAAGTATTGTAGAGGTAACCAATAATGAAAATAACAAAAAAATAAAAGTACGTATAAATGACAGAGGGCCGTTTACTAAAGGAAGAATCATTGATCTCAGCAAAGAAGCTTTTTCCAGAATAGCCGATACGAATAAAGGCGTTATTGATGTCAGTATTAAGGTCATTAAGTAATAAATTCCTTTTCTAGAAAATCCTTATCAATATAAGCAGAATTTTATACTTTCTATCTGTATATATATTTTATAGTTTCATTTATTAATTTATAAAAATATCCGGATTTCTGCTATATATAAAACTAAATATACAAACTGTACTAAGTATATAGGAAGTCCGGCGGAAACATTTTCGAGCCGGGCTTTTTTATTAAAGTTGTTTTGCTGTACTCATCTTTAACTTTGCTTATCCTTTATGATATTTTCTGACTTTGCATTATTTTTACGTTTATCACTGATATAAACACTTTTTATTTTTTAATTTTATTGCTTATTCGTAAATTGAAAAAAATTAATATTCTTATATTTATTTCCTTAAATCCTGTACCTCACTTTTTATCTATTTTTATTTCCTATACGTTTTATTTTATTCTTTCGCCTGAATTTTTAGACAGTTAATTCATTTTACTTACATTTATTTTTTCATTTTCAAAACAATTAAATTTATTTATTTTTAAATTTAAAAAACATAAATAAATAATTTGTAAAACTAATATATAAAGTTGAAATTTTGACAATCAATTTCATGTATGGTATCATTAATAAAGGCTTTTAAGAAAAGAATTTCTTTATAAACTAATTTATTATTTTATAAATGATTACGAATTCCCATATTCAAAAAAACAGCTTTCAAAAAACTAAAAAGGAGGTATTTT
It contains:
- the adhE gene encoding bifunctional acetaldehyde-CoA/alcohol dehydrogenase; the protein is MVKDLESLREMMAKVKAAQAKFAEYSQEEVDRIFKEVALVINNERINLAKMAVEETGMGILEDKVIKNHFASEYIYNKYKDEKTCGVLEEDRSFGIKKIATPIGVVAGVIPTTNPTSTTAFKTLLALKTRNGIIFSPHPRAKGCTIYTAKLALEAAVKAGAPENIIGWIDEPSVDLSKELMAEADLILATGGPGMVKAAYSSGKPAIGVGAGNTPVIVDETADVKMTVNYTLMSKTFDNGVICASEQAVIVDEKIYDEVKKEFDLRGAYILKKTEIDKVRNTIFVDGALNSKIVGQSAYTIAKMAGVEVPENAKVLIGEVTSVSDEEPFAHEKLSPVLAMYKAKNYDDALDKAAKLIDLGGLGHTSLLYVNLAEREKVDKFGKRMKTGRTLVNMPSSLGAIGDVFNFKLEPSLTLGCGSWGGNSVSENVGVKHLINIKTVAERRENMLWFRVPEKIYFKFGSLPVALEELKGSKKRAFIVTDSALAKLGFTNHITKVLDELNIDYRIFSDVVEDPTLSSAQKGAQAMLDYNPDVIIALGGGSAMDAAKIMWVLYEHPEVKFHDLSMRFMDIRKRIYAFPKMGVKAEFIAVATSAGTGSEVTPFSVITDDETGVKYPLADYELTPDVAIIDPELMLTMPKGLTVASGIDVLTHAVESYVSTLATEYTKPISLEAMRLVFDFLPESVDGGAKAINAKEKMANASCLAGMAFANAFLGICHSMAHKLGGKFHVPHGIANAMLLNEVIKFNAVESPTKMGVFPQYKYPDAKNRYVEIANFLGISGKTDDDKITNLIKAIDELKAKIGIPASIKEYGIAEKDFLEAVDQLALDAFDDQCTGANPRYPLVTELKEVYLKAYYGADYKGK
- a CDS encoding septal ring lytic transglycosylase RlpA family protein, with product MKKIIYIFTVFLMVISCSGVSHKGGGPSATGFPNSGKASWYGGKFNGNSTASGEIFSEKALTAAHPSLPFGSIVEVTNNENNKKIKVRINDRGPFTKGRIIDLSKEAFSRIADTNKGVIDVSIKVIK